One window from the genome of Streptococcus halotolerans encodes:
- a CDS encoding GA-like domain-containing protein — translation MFHEQKDRFSIRKFKVGVGSVFLGSFLLVAPQVYAEETANVTPGSELITKQAELKPADLTEETPSAEETTQLAEENTAATKPVNQGQQATPEAISPNQVEEPQTVEDNDVVKTVGSDAEDPATKVTETQVEKSAETFQNGTDSAAVNDTEKTEDKVEERAAEAPETPVSPSALQSTAPQFALGAAEYIDKARLVVTKKNMVNHFIVGGTARGDNEKPVTLTEDTHSQAGSLALSRRINMNESFRLEGKVNIGNKYEGKKVDERVGGDGLAAVFTTAEPGTVGKSGASIGLGDIPNSFGFKLDTWHNTSAPEADQKAGPDPKYGPGKSWENGAFGAFYRTDAGGRAITESRDVQKLNTQPENNEFKPYVVSYDGTTKEMTVEYNGQRFTKNISSYLNASRNTTKQQAGKEHLSFALFASTGTGTNKHQFDLERFEYSAGGSYVSIRHVDDATGELIKETLLEGTIQQSADLTGKLAIDDYELLRTNANTAPGYQSDTKIGFKPGIQTVTYTYRKIVKDELKELVDAAPEVKKGSAYDLAEQGKKGAYDAAINEGTTVKDTATTQKQVDESIAKINKAIDDLNLSAATKAVEVAVAAGKEGKQKRDSVLQQEEITDADKKAVDDLNKTTESKKEIAETLVEKVTNVEEKQKLQEKLDKIDIKSVDVKEKEQVNKEKLKKLVDDSTAMKNSPEYKLADQAQKVAYDETIEIAKDLVLNNKAAKQDEVDKSVTNIEKGIADLNLSAATNAVKEAEEAGKKGNEKRGSVLKQDEINEADKNAVDELNKATNEKIELAKALVEKVANAGEKQKLQDKLNNIEIKSVDVTPKDQVDKAKLKEFVDGETAIKQSPEYKLSDSAVRGVYDDVISIGKKVLGDEKASQENVNNSINGIKSAIDALNISAAKAAVKAAEASSKAGEQAKTKALTDNKIDQSEKDKIDKLDEITEAAKKKATDLVNALKNETSKTELLAKLDKVQPQSVEVTSEEKVDTDKLQKLVDDVTNIKQSKEYQLADLAVQDAYDTVIAVGKKILNDDTMSQKQVDGSIEEIEKAINALKISAAKKAVEAAEAAGKAGKEKRDSVLKQDEINEADKKAVDELNKTTNEKIELAKALVEKVANAGEKQKLQDELNNIEIKSVDVTPKEQVDKAKLKEFLDGETAIKQSKEYELADPAVQRIYDDAISIGKQALENEKASQENVNNSIKGINSAIDALNISAAKAAVKAAEDAGQKVQEKIKEVKQDDLIKKEEKDAVDKLNEDIITKKNKAQGYIDKVTDPAVEKELRDRLNKVTIEEVKVNDANNNGAPDSEDEAAATKAVEESEAAKKIGDTKREDVVADGIINPTDKQEVDDLNKKTNDNKDAAEKLVENLPDGKAKEALKDRLGKVTTKEVEVNDQNSDGIPDDEASAIAAAEAAGKVGEQAKINALTDNKIDQSEKDKIDKLDEITEAAKKKATDLVNALKNETLKTELLAKLDKVQPQSVEVTPEEKVDTDKLQKLVDDETNIKQSKEYQLADPAVRTIYDEALEIGKKTLKDGTADQNRVNSSAKGIEDAINALKISAARKAVEVAEVAGQKGTEAKAKALSDNKIDQTDKEKIDKLDETTEAAKKKATELVNALTDEHVKADLLEKLANVKTQSVQVTPEEKVDKTELQRLVNEDSGLKESPTYTLADEAAQRAYDNAISEGKKVLEDTKADQGSVTNSIKKIKEAIDALNKSAAKKAAENDATAAVQEAEDASAAVETKKQEFEQKKAITEEDKQEVDKLIETTKQKKAAADKLVKSLSNEKVKEELQARLDKIVPKTVEVNDTNKNNIPDDVDAAIKSVEEAEKANAAVEAKKKELETKGAITKAGKEAVDQLIETTQQKKAAAEKLVNALTDETNKEILKGRLDTINPKTVEVNDEDANGVPDDVDKAIKAAAEAVKAAEEASKAGKDKKTEVEEGGVTQSEKNEIDQLNKATEEAKKKAEELVKKLPDDVERKSFEDRLKEVMAVEVKVTDQRTPDAAEAAKKSAESAVKAAEEAGQKGKAEVKKVKEDGLIKKEEKAAVDKLNEDTTDKKNAAQGLVDKVTDPTAKKELQDRLDKVTVETVDVNDKDDNGIADDVDKAIKAAEDVLKESKEAGDKGKAKVTEVKEDGLINTEEKAAVDELNKATNAKKAKAKTLIEKVTDEAAKAKLEEKLNQITTEDVTVNDKDGNNIADDIDEAIKAAESAGQKGKDKVTDVKADGVVNPNEKQAVDNLNDITNAKKDTATDLLKNLPESDAKAKLQERLDKVTTEEVDVNDTDGNGIPDDVDAANKAAEEAVKAAEAAAQAVKAKKADVEKDGLVDLAEKAEVDSLNQTTIAKKATAADLVDKLPAGPAKEGLKARLDNVMTSEVVVNDANSNGKDDSQDDKDAAQALAAAEAAVKAAEEAAQAGKAKKFDVEKDGLVNPAEKSEVDGLNQATTAKKSTATDLVDKLPDGPAKTALKARLDQVKTSEVVVNDANSNGKADSQDAKDTAQAKALAAAESAVKAAEAAAQAGKAKKVDIEKDGLVNPAEKAEVDNLNQATAAEKSTATDLVNKLPEGPAKEGLKARLDKVTTETVDVNDKDGNGIPDDVDAANKTAEEAVKAAEVAAQAGKAKKSDVEKDGLVNPAEKSEVDGLNQATTAKKSTATDLVDQLPEGPVKEGLKARLDKVMTSEVTVNDANSNDKADSQDDEDAAQAQALAAAESTVKAAEEAAQAGKAKKVDVEKDGLVNPAEKAEVDGLNQATTTKKATATDLVDKLPDGPAKTALKARLDQVKTSEVIVNDANSNGKADSQDDKDAAQAKALAAAEAAVKAAEEAAQAGKAKKSDVKKDGLVNPAEKAEVDSLNQTTIAKKATAADLVDKLPAGPAKEGLKARLDNVMTSEVVVNDANSNGKDDSQDDKDAAQALAAAEAAVKAAEEAAQAGKAKKSDVEKDGLVNPTEKAEMDNLNQTTIAKKATATDLFNQLPTGPAKEALKARLDKVMTSEVVVNDANSNGKADSQDDVDAANKAVLAAAESTVKAAEAAAQAGKDKKAAVEKDGLVNPAEKAEVDNLNQSTAAKKATATDLVNKLPEGPAKEGLKARLDKVMTSEVTVNDANSNGKADSQDDEDAAQALADAEAAVKAAEDAAQAGASKKADVEKDGLVNPAEKAEVDNLNQATTAKKATATDLVDKLPDGPAKAALKARLDQVKTSEVIVNDANSNGKSDSQEIEKPELDPKVDDSEKGNSAKTGHKVVPMGTKPAGRIVSSQSVKTSTPSQTKSDESLPRTGERSNSLATIYGGVTIALTALFAFKKRKRDREE, via the coding sequence ATCCTAAGTATGGGCCTGGAAAAAGCTGGGAAAATGGAGCATTCGGGGCGTTCTACAGAACGGATGCAGGCGGAAGAGCCATTACAGAATCGAGAGATGTTCAAAAGCTTAACACGCAACCAGAAAATAATGAATTTAAACCATATGTGGTATCGTATGATGGAACAACGAAAGAAATGACTGTTGAATATAATGGTCAACGATTTACAAAAAACATTAGCAGCTATCTTAATGCCAGTAGAAACACAACTAAACAGCAAGCAGGGAAAGAGCATTTAAGTTTTGCTTTATTTGCGTCTACAGGTACAGGAACTAATAAACATCAATTTGATTTAGAAAGATTTGAATACTCAGCTGGAGGAAGCTATGTAAGTATTCGTCATGTGGATGATGCAACAGGTGAATTGATAAAAGAAACTCTGCTTGAAGGGACAATACAGCAAAGTGCAGATTTAACTGGCAAATTGGCCATTGATGATTACGAACTACTAAGAACAAATGCTAATACTGCTCCAGGATATCAAAGTGACACTAAAATTGGCTTCAAACCAGGTATTCAAACAGTTACGTATACCTACAGAAAAATTGTGAAGGATGAATTGAAAGAACTCGTTGATGCAGCACCTGAGGTGAAAAAAGGTTCTGCTTATGATCTTGCTGAACAGGGTAAAAAAGGCGCTTATGATGCAGCTATTAATGAAGGAACAACTGTAAAAGATACAGCTACAACTCAGAAACAAGTTGATGAATCAATCGCTAAAATTAACAAAGCGATCGATGATTTGAACTTGTCAGCAGCGACAAAAGCGGTTGAAGTAGCCGTAGCAGCAGGAAAAGAAGGTAAGCAAAAGAGAGACTCAGTATTACAACAAGAAGAAATTACTGACGCTGATAAAAAAGCAGTAGACGATTTGAACAAGACTACTGAAAGCAAGAAGGAAATTGCAGAAACCTTGGTTGAAAAAGTAACCAATGTAGAAGAAAAACAAAAACTTCAAGAAAAATTAGATAAAATAGATATAAAATCTGTAGATGTCAAAGAAAAAGAGCAAGTGAATAAAGAGAAGTTGAAAAAACTTGTAGACGATTCGACTGCAATGAAAAACAGTCCAGAATATAAACTTGCAGACCAAGCCCAAAAAGTTGCTTATGATGAAACAATTGAAATTGCAAAAGATTTAGTGTTAAATAACAAGGCAGCGAAGCAAGATGAAGTGGACAAGTCAGTTACGAATATTGAAAAAGGCATTGCTGATTTGAACTTGTCAGCAGCGACAAATGCAGTAAAAGAAGCAGAAGAAGCTGGTAAAAAAGGTAATGAAAAGAGAGGTTCAGTATTAAAACAAGACGAAATTAATGAAGCTGATAAAAATGCAGTAGACGAATTGAACAAGGCTACAAATGAAAAAATAGAACTTGCAAAAGCCTTGGTTGAAAAAGTAGCCAATGCGGGAGAAAAACAAAAACTTCAAGATAAATTAAATAATATAGAAATAAAATCTGTGGATGTTACACCTAAAGATCAAGTTGATAAAGCTAAGTTGAAAGAATTTGTAGATGGTGAGACTGCAATCAAGCAAAGTCCAGAATACAAGCTTTCAGACTCGGCTGTACGAGGAGTTTATGATGATGTAATTTCTATTGGAAAAAAAGTATTAGGGGATGAAAAAGCGTCACAAGAAAATGTGAATAATTCAATTAACGGAATTAAATCAGCAATTGATGCATTAAACATATCGGCAGCTAAAGCAGCAGTAAAAGCCGCAGAAGCCTCAAGTAAAGCAGGTGAGCAAGCAAAAACAAAAGCATTAACAGATAATAAGATTGATCAATCTGAAAAGGACAAAATAGATAAGCTAGATGAAATCACAGAAGCAGCGAAGAAAAAAGCTACTGATTTGGTGAATGCTCTAAAAAATGAGACATCAAAGACTGAACTTCTAGCAAAGCTTGACAAGGTGCAGCCTCAATCGGTGGAAGTTACTTCAGAAGAAAAAGTCGATACAGACAAGTTGCAAAAACTTGTAGATGATGTGACTAACATCAAGCAAAGTAAGGAATATCAACTTGCAGACTTGGCTGTACAAGACGCTTATGATACAGTAATTGCTGTTGGGAAAAAAATATTAAACGATGACACAATGAGTCAAAAACAAGTGGATGGCTCTATTGAGGAAATTGAAAAAGCAATTAATGCATTGAAGATATCCGCCGCTAAAAAAGCCGTGGAAGCAGCCGAAGCAGCAGGTAAAGCAGGTAAGGAAAAGAGAGATTCAGTATTAAAACAAGACGAAATTAATGAAGCTGATAAAAAAGCAGTAGACGAATTGAACAAGACTACAAATGAAAAAATAGAACTTGCAAAAGCTTTGGTTGAAAAAGTAGCCAATGCGGGAGAAAAACAAAAACTTCAAGATGAATTAAATAATATAGAAATAAAATCTGTGGATGTTACACCTAAAGAGCAAGTTGATAAAGCTAAGTTGAAAGAATTTTTAGATGGTGAGACTGCAATCAAGCAAAGTAAGGAATACGAACTTGCAGACCCAGCTGTACAAAGAATTTATGATGATGCAATTTCTATTGGAAAACAAGCATTAGAGAATGAAAAAGCGTCACAAGAAAATGTGAATAATTCAATTAAAGGAATTAACTCAGCAATTGATGCATTAAACATATCGGCAGCTAAAGCAGCGGTAAAAGCTGCAGAAGACGCTGGTCAAAAAGTTCAAGAGAAAATAAAAGAAGTCAAACAAGATGACTTAATTAAAAAAGAAGAAAAAGATGCTGTTGATAAATTAAATGAAGATATCATAACTAAGAAAAACAAAGCTCAAGGTTATATTGATAAAGTAACTGACCCAGCGGTTGAAAAAGAGCTTCGAGATCGTCTTAATAAAGTAACAATCGAAGAAGTTAAAGTCAATGACGCAAACAATAATGGAGCACCAGATAGCGAAGACGAAGCAGCAGCGACAAAAGCAGTTGAAGAATCTGAGGCAGCGAAAAAAATAGGTGATACTAAGCGGGAAGATGTCGTTGCGGACGGAATTATCAATCCAACAGATAAACAAGAAGTTGATGATTTAAATAAAAAAACCAACGATAATAAAGATGCTGCTGAGAAATTGGTCGAAAACTTGCCAGATGGAAAAGCTAAAGAAGCATTGAAAGACAGACTTGGAAAAGTAACAACCAAAGAAGTTGAAGTCAACGACCAAAACAGCGATGGTATTCCAGATGACGAAGCATCTGCTATTGCAGCCGCAGAAGCCGCAGGTAAAGTAGGTGAGCAAGCAAAAATAAATGCATTAACAGATAATAAGATTGATCAATCTGAAAAGGACAAAATAGATAAGCTAGATGAAATCACAGAAGCAGCGAAGAAAAAAGCTACTGATTTGGTGAATGCTCTAAAAAACGAGACATTAAAGACTGAACTTCTAGCAAAGCTTGACAAGGTGCAGCCTCAATCGGTGGAAGTTACTCCAGAAGAAAAAGTCGATACAGACAAGTTGCAAAAACTTGTAGATGATGAGACTAACATCAAGCAAAGTAAGGAATATCAACTTGCAGACCCAGCTGTACGAACCATTTATGATGAAGCACTTGAGATTGGGAAAAAGACATTAAAAGATGGAACCGCGGATCAGAACCGCGTGAATAGCTCTGCTAAGGGAATTGAAGACGCGATTAATGCATTGAAGATCTCTGCAGCTAGAAAAGCCGTTGAGGTAGCTGAAGTAGCAGGTCAAAAAGGTACGGAAGCCAAGGCGAAAGCATTATCAGATAATAAGATTGATCAAACTGACAAAGAAAAAATAGATAAGCTAGATGAAACCACAGAAGCAGCGAAGAAAAAAGCCACTGAATTGGTGAATGCTTTAACAGATGAGCACGTAAAGGCTGACCTTCTAGAAAAACTTGCTAATGTGAAGACCCAATCGGTTCAGGTTACTCCTGAGGAAAAAGTTGATAAAACAGAATTGCAGAGACTTGTCAATGAAGATTCTGGATTAAAGGAAAGTCCTACTTATACGCTAGCAGATGAAGCAGCCCAACGAGCGTATGATAATGCAATTTCGGAAGGTAAAAAGGTCTTAGAGGACACCAAGGCGGATCAAGGCAGCGTAACGAACTCAATTAAAAAGATTAAGGAAGCAATTGATGCCTTAAACAAATCAGCTGCTAAAAAAGCCGCAGAGAATGATGCCACTGCAGCAGTTCAAGAAGCAGAAGATGCAAGCGCAGCAGTTGAAACTAAGAAACAAGAATTTGAACAAAAGAAAGCAATTACTGAAGAAGATAAACAAGAAGTTGATAAGTTGATTGAAACAACTAAACAAAAGAAAGCTGCAGCTGATAAGTTGGTGAAAAGTTTATCAAATGAAAAAGTAAAAGAAGAACTTCAAGCACGTCTGGATAAAATAGTCCCTAAAACAGTTGAGGTCAATGATACAAACAAGAACAACATTCCAGATGATGTGGATGCAGCCATCAAATCTGTTGAAGAAGCAGAAAAGGCAAATGCAGCAGTTGAAGCTAAGAAAAAAGAACTGGAAACAAAAGGAGCAATTACTAAAGCAGGTAAAGAAGCAGTTGATCAGTTAATCGAAACGACTCAACAAAAGAAGGCTGCTGCTGAAAAATTGGTAAATGCTTTAACAGATGAAACTAATAAGGAAATATTAAAAGGTCGCCTCGATACCATAAACCCTAAAACGGTTGAGGTCAATGATGAAGATGCTAATGGTGTTCCAGATGATGTAGATAAAGCCATAAAAGCTGCTGCCGAAGCTGTGAAAGCTGCTGAAGAAGCATCTAAAGCAGGTAAAGATAAAAAGACTGAAGTAGAAGAAGGAGGTGTCACACAATCCGAGAAGAATGAGATAGATCAATTAAATAAAGCCACAGAAGAAGCTAAGAAAAAAGCTGAAGAATTGGTGAAAAAATTACCAGATGATGTAGAGAGAAAATCATTTGAAGATCGCCTTAAAGAAGTTATGGCTGTTGAAGTAAAAGTCACTGATCAAAGGACTCCAGATGCTGCCGAAGCAGCTAAAAAATCCGCAGAATCCGCTGTTAAAGCAGCAGAGGAGGCTGGTCAAAAAGGTAAGGCTGAAGTCAAAAAAGTCAAAGAAGATGGATTAATTAAAAAAGAAGAAAAAGCAGCTGTCGATAAATTGAATGAAGATACCACAGATAAGAAAAATGCAGCCCAAGGCTTAGTTGATAAAGTCACTGACCCAACGGCTAAAAAAGAACTTCAAGATCGTCTTGATAAGGTGACAGTTGAAACAGTTGACGTTAACGATAAAGATGATAATGGTATCGCAGATGATGTTGACAAAGCTATTAAAGCCGCGGAAGATGTGTTAAAAGAATCAAAAGAAGCAGGCGACAAAGGCAAAGCAAAAGTAACTGAAGTCAAAGAAGACGGTCTGATTAATACGGAAGAAAAAGCAGCTGTTGATGAATTGAATAAAGCTACTAACGCTAAGAAAGCTAAAGCAAAAACTTTAATCGAAAAAGTAACAGATGAAGCAGCTAAAGCTAAACTGGAAGAAAAACTGAATCAAATCACCACCGAAGATGTTACAGTCAATGACAAAGATGGCAATAATATCGCAGATGATATTGATGAAGCCATCAAAGCTGCAGAATCAGCTGGTCAAAAAGGTAAAGATAAAGTCACTGACGTCAAAGCAGATGGTGTTGTTAATCCAAACGAAAAACAAGCTGTTGATAATTTGAATGACATCACCAACGCTAAGAAGGACACAGCGACAGACTTGTTGAAAAACTTGCCAGAAAGCGACGCAAAAGCTAAACTTCAAGAACGACTTGACAAAGTAACAACTGAAGAGGTTGACGTTAACGACACAGATGGCAATGGTATTCCAGATGACGTTGATGCCGCTAACAAAGCTGCCGAGGAAGCTGTTAAAGCCGCCGAAGCTGCTGCACAAGCTGTTAAAGCTAAAAAAGCCGACGTTGAAAAAGATGGTCTTGTGGATTTAGCTGAAAAAGCAGAAGTGGATAGCTTGAACCAAACAACGATAGCTAAGAAAGCTACAGCAGCAGACCTAGTCGACAAGCTACCAGCGGGTCCTGCTAAAGAAGGACTCAAAGCTCGTCTTGATAACGTGATGACTTCAGAAGTTGTTGTTAACGATGCTAATAGTAATGGCAAGGATGATAGTCAAGATGACAAAGACGCAGCTCAAGCCCTCGCAGCTGCCGAAGCCGCCGTAAAAGCCGCCGAAGAAGCAGCACAAGCAGGTAAAGCTAAGAAATTCGACGTTGAAAAAGATGGTCTTGTTAACCCAGCTGAGAAATCAGAAGTGGATGGCTTGAACCAAGCAACAACAGCTAAGAAATCTACGGCAACAGATCTAGTCGACAAGCTACCAGACGGTCCAGCAAAGACTGCTCTCAAAGCTCGCCTTGACCAAGTGAAGACTTCAGAAGTTGTCGTCAACGATGCCAACAGCAATGGCAAAGCTGATAGTCAAGACGCCAAAGATACTGCTCAAGCTAAAGCTCTCGCAGCAGCAGAATCCGCTGTTAAAGCTGCCGAAGCCGCTGCACAAGCTGGTAAAGCTAAAAAAGTTGACATTGAAAAAGATGGTCTTGTTAATCCAGCTGAAAAAGCTGAAGTGGATAACTTGAACCAAGCAACGGCAGCTGAGAAATCTACGGCAACAGATCTAGTCAACAAGCTACCGGAAGGTCCTGCTAAAGAAGGTCTTAAAGCCCGCCTTGATAAGGTGACAACCGAAACTGTTGACGTTAACGACAAAGATGGCAACGGTATTCCAGATGACGTCGATGCTGCTAACAAAACTGCCGAGGAAGCCGTTAAAGCTGCCGAAGTCGCTGCACAAGCTGGAAAAGCTAAGAAATCCGACGTTGAAAAAGATGGTCTTGTTAACCCAGCTGAGAAATCAGAAGTTGATGGCTTGAACCAAGCAACAACAGCTAAGAAATCTACGGCAACAGATCTAGTCGACCAGCTACCAGAAGGTCCTGTTAAAGAAGGTCTTAAAGCCCGCCTTGACAAGGTGATGACTTCAGAAGTTACTGTCAACGATGCCAACAGCAATGACAAAGCTGATAGTCAAGACGATGAAGATGCTGCCCAAGCCCAAGCCCTCGCAGCCGCAGAATCCACTGTTAAGGCTGCCGAAGAAGCAGCACAAGCTGGAAAAGCTAAGAAAGTCGACGTTGAAAAAGATGGTCTTGTGAATCCAGCTGAAAAAGCAGAAGTGGATGGCTTGAACCAAGCAACAACAACTAAGAAAGCTACGGCAACAGACCTAGTCGACAAGCTACCAGACGGCCCAGCGAAGACTGCCCTCAAAGCTCGTCTTGACCAAGTGAAGACGTCAGAAGTTATTGTCAACGATGCCAACAGCAATGGTAAAGCTGATAGTCAAGATGACAAAGATGCAGCTCAAGCCAAAGCCCTCGCAGCTGCAGAAGCTGCTGTTAAGGCTGCCGAAGAAGCCGCACAAGCTGGAAAAGCTAAGAAATCCGACGTTAAAAAAGATGGTCTTGTTAACCCAGCTGAAAAAGCAGAAGTGGATAGCTTGAACCAAACAACGATAGCTAAGAAAGCTACAGCAGCAGACCTAGTCGACAAGCTACCAGCGGGTCCTGCTAAAGAAGGACTCAAAGCTCGTCTTGATAACGTGATGACTTCAGAAGTTGTTGTTAACGATGCTAATAGTAATGGCAAGGATGATAGTCAAGATGACAAAGACGCAGCTCAAGCCCTCGCAGCTGCCGAAGCCGCCGTTAAAGCCGCCGAAGAAGCCGCACAAGCAGGTAAAGCTAAGAAATCTGACGTTGAAAAAGATGGTCTTGTTAACCCAACTGAAAAAGCTGAAATGGATAACTTGAACCAAACAACGATAGCCAAGAAAGCTACGGCAACAGATCTATTCAACCAGCTACCAACAGGTCCTGCTAAAGAAGCCCTCAAAGCCCGCCTTGATAAAGTAATGACTTCAGAAGTTGTCGTCAACGATGCCAACAGCAATGGCAAAGCTGATAGTCAAGATGACGTCGATGCTGCTAACAAAGCTGTCCTCGCAGCAGCAGAATCCACTGTTAAGGCTGCCGAAGCGGCTGCACAAGCAGGAAAAGATAAGAAAGCAGCCGTTGAAAAAGATGGTCTTGTTAATCCAGCTGAAAAAGCTGAAGTGGATAACTTGAACCAATCAACGGCAGCTAAGAAAGCTACGGCAACAGATCTAGTCAACAAGCTACCGGAAGGTCCTGCTAAAGAAGGTCTTAAAGCCCGCCTTGACAAGGTGATGACTTCAGAAGTTACTGTCAACGATGCCAACAGCAATGGCAAAGCTGATAGTCAAGACGATGAAGATGCTGCCCAAGCCCTCGCAGATGCAGAAGCTGCTGTTAAAGCTGCAGAAGACGCCGCTCAAGCAGGCGCATCTAAAAAAGCCGACGTTGAAAAAGATGGTCTTGTTAACCCAGCTGAAAAAGCAGAAGTGGATAACTTGAACCAAGCAACGACAGCTAAGAAAGCTACGGCAACAGACCTAGTCGACAAGCTACCAGACGGCCCAGCGAAGGCTGCCCTCAAAGCTCGTCTTGACCAAGTGAAGACGTCAGAAGTTATTGTCAACGATGCTAATAGCAATGGCAAATCTGATAGTCAAGAGATCGAGAAGCCTGAATTGGATCCAAAAGTTGATGATTCAGAAAAAGGCAACTCCGCTAAGACAGGTCACAAAGTTGTCCCAATGGGAACAAAACCTGCTGGACGGATAGTGTCGTCTCAATCAGTTAAGACATCAACGCCATCTCAAACGAAGAGTGACGAGAGTCTGCCAAGGACAGGTGAAAGAAGCAACTCATTAGCTACCATTTATGGTGGTGTGACCATTGCCTTAACCGCCTTGTTTGCCTTTAAAAAACGTAAAAGAGATCGTGAAGAATGA